Within Diospyros lotus cultivar Yz01 chromosome 15, ASM1463336v1, whole genome shotgun sequence, the genomic segment taaatttttcagtgttaattgaatgaaaatcaattaaatcatagtattcaattttatagaataatataaatacaaattgaaatttaaaaaaaatggtcaATAGATAAAGAGGGTTGATGATACCATTACACTTTTCTAAAGTTCATAAATTTAAATCACAATAGTATAATAGTCACtttttaacaaatatcaaaTCTTATATTTAAACCACAATAGACAAAGtctttataaaattaaacttaaatcaaCGACTTAGATCATAGATTATTTGATTTAGATACAATAGatagatctaaaaaaaaaaaaaaaagttgattaAATGAGTTTGAGCCATGCATGGGCTGTTGAAAAAGTAGCTTGAATCATTAGAGCCAATATTGGCTTCCTGACAATGCATgtttttgatggaaaattcaACAACTAGTGCCAAATGCTTCAAACATTTTACAATTATTGGGTTGTATTATTATACGCTTACTTTCTTTTCCACTACAATGCACAATGAAACCAAAAGATTAACCAAACTTTAGTGTTTGTTGAgcatatatacattatatatatattcccattATAATGTCCCATTGTTCCACCTCATTTTTATTTGCTTGGAGATTGccttaatgaaaaaatatgcataattaattgaaagaaattacattttggtccccttaaaaattatatatgaatggtcttgagaataaaaaatatacagcattaattatattatatatgttgttaaactctaatatcatatataatgttatatattttcACCTTTAAATACTAGATAATAATTACCTCCCAAATTTGCTACGTCAAATAGCAATGAgtatgttattatatattttcgCCTTTAAATACTAGATAATAATTACCTCCCAAATTTGCTACATCAAATGGCAATGAGTATGTTATAGagcaaaaatacttaaaattgaATAACATCTAATCTAAACAATAAACACCCAAAACTTCTCATTTCATTCTCAAAGTAATTTTCACAAACAAAGTATAAACATATACTaacaattcaaaattagtgCATCAAAATGAAAGATAACTAATCATAAGTTCACaataaatcaaatccaaaaAAACACCCATACAATAACACTTAGAAAGTCTAAACAACAACAAATCTAGAAATAAAAGTTGAagtaaaaagaaatcaaagcaCGTACTAAAAAGCAACACAGGTATTGATTGTTGTTGCTAAAGTGGTGAAGTCTAAAGACTAAAATGAGTGAGAAGAACAGAAATGACCGTCAACAGTCGGCCCAACAGTCACAGTAAACGAGAAAGAGAGACAGAGGGGCCAAGAGCGAGAATAATAGAAGTTACAGAACAAAGATGTTGCTGAGTGCTGGAACGCGtaagacagagagagaaagggaagtgAGAGTATGAGAtagagagacaaagagagaggAGAAGTAAAAAGTGGATTTAATGGGATTATGGGAATTGAGAATTGTGAAGAGTAATGGTACAAAATTGGAAAGagaataaggaaggaaatataaaatgtttagtattttgtatttaattttttaataaaatatttattattaaaaaataaaatatataaaaattttaaaattgacaGTCTTCCAAACTTGGGGCCATCTCCAATCATACTCCTTATCCCACTcccttttatattataaataattcattctCTATTTTAATTCTACCTAAAAAACTGTACGTACTTCAACCACACTCTCTATTTTCCTCCCTATCtctcttatttaataataaatttcaattctatttattttacctcacttataatttttattactataaaatttattagttatttgataatttaataataaatatgacaatattaaaattttataatatttaatatatttataaataaattgagtaattttgacaTTCATTTTTAGGATTAGTTTCAAAATGCTACATTGAAATTATGCGATACAcgtatacataattaataattaaatatataaaataatcaaatacacatacaaaataaataatcaaatatacaaaataataaaatacatcacACACAAAATTTAAGTATTCTTTTAGTCAACCAAACacatcttaatttaaaatcaagtaagagaagaaacaattaagaattattcaaaatattcttaatattaaaaaataaataaataaaataaaacactataaaaatttCGATTACtatataaataatacaatttatataaCTCACAATATAAAAACAGAAACCCACAAACCCACACAGAAACAACCAGAGGAGGACCTGTCGCCGCTGGTGGAGGAGGAAGCGTCGCCGCCACCGCGTTCGCCGCTGCTAGAGGAAGGAAGCGCCGCCGCTGGAGGATCTGGTGGCCGCTACTCCTTCTTTCTCGCTGCCGCCGCCGTTGCTCCTCACCGTCGCCGCCGCTGTTGCTAGTTGCCGTTGCCGCCGCTGCTCGTCGCTGCCGATTTCTTCAAATCTCAAAAGCCCACATAGAGTCATTGGAGGCTTTTCTTCAAATCTCAGAATCCCAAGAGAACCGTTGAAGAATTTTATGGAGCAAAACATGGCTGCTCAACTGTAGGGCTCCACAAAAATTTGAGGAGTGACTTGACAGGTAGGGAGCAACGTTGGAGCAGTTTTGAAATGCTCTCCAAATTTTGCCTTAGCGAGGATGAAGGCTCTGCGTTGGAGATGGCCTAGGAAACTGCCTATCTTGCTTTACAGTTGAGCCGACTCTGCTCTCGTCTCCTCAGTTTCAGAGCCAAAAATCTCATAGACCGCTGATTCTCATCCTACAGAGAGCGATGGAGAAAGCAAGCGGCGGTAAAGGCGGTGCTGGTGCTGATGGCATTGTTCTTGGTCGGCTACATCCTTGGGTCGCCGCTCTACAGGCACTTCATCGAAGGCTTGGCGGCCGTCGGCCGCTCCTGCTCCTATTGAGAATCACCAGTATAATCTCCTACAAATCACTCTCATAATCTTAGCAATTATACTTGCAATATATGATTGTAATAATCCCTTAATTATAGGAGAAGAATTAGGCTATACGTTGGTTGTAGTTTGTATATAATGTGGATATAGAACATCAATGGAATGGGAGTAATAGTATTATTCCAAATATCTCTGTCTCATGAGTAtttttgacatggtatcagagcagtctgATTTCCCATAGCTCTCGAAATTCTTTGAGATTAATCATCTTCTTCAACCTTGAATCTTTCTACCCTTTCGAAATTTCCTGAACCACCCGAAGACATGGCTACAGACAAAAGTGGCTCATCCACACCCAAAAACCCTTCACCAGTCATCCACGTTCAATCCGAGAACGCTGGATTCAATGCTGGCATTATTTTGAATGAAGAGAACTATAACATCTGGTCCCAGATTATTGAGATGCAAATCGCAGGCCGTGAAAAACTTGATTTCATCATTGGTAAATCCTTTCCTCCTGATGAAAAAGATCCATCTTATTCGAAATGGTATGCCGAAAATATGAAGGTGAAAGGCTGGCTATTAACATCAATGTCACCGAAAATAATGAAAAGGTATCTACGTCTCCGTACTGCTTGTGAAATTTGGAGTGCGCTTACAAAGACGTTTTACGATGGGTCAGGTGAGACCCAAATATTTGCTCTGAATCAAAGAGCTTTTGCTGCTCGACAATTGGGTCGATCTCTTCCCACATATTATGGGGAGTTGGTTGAGATTTTCCAGGAACTCGACCATCGCGACAAGATTGAGATGAAGGATCCCGACGATATTCTAGCGTATCGAAAATCTGTGGAAAGATTGAGAgttcatatttttctcaatgGCTTGGATACTGAATTTGATCAAATCAGAGGCGAGG encodes:
- the LOC127791698 gene encoding uncharacterized protein LOC127791698, whose amino-acid sequence is MCAAVATSKGNWAAVAALTDGGGDGVVRTADGARRRRWQRRIERKEAPPLEDLVAATPSFSLPPPLLLTVAAAVASCRCRRCSSLPISSNLKSPHRVIGGFSSNLRIPGLHKNLRSDLTVEPTLLSSPQFQSQKSHRPLILILQRAMEKASGGKGGAGADGIVLGRLHPWVAALQALHRRLGGRRPLLLLLRITSIISYKSLS